AGTCCAATTGTGTGGCATTGTGTCAAGTGTACATTATGAAATCAATTTGAGTTAGTTCAGTTAATGTTGTCATTTTGAAGCAATCTGGAGTTATCAGTATAACTTGAACTGTAATGCAACAGACATATATGATGAGCTTATGAAATTCTGATTGAAATCCTTATGGTGCTTAAAATTTGATTGTGCTAGCGAATCATTGGTGACTAGGTGGAACCTTTTCTAGATATTACAAGCATATATAGCTACCTACAACACATGCATCAAGGAAGAAGGTTACCTAAGCAATCCAAGAGTTTAGCAGCAATCTGCCAGGAAGTGTTGGGCATATCTCTTTCAAAGGTTTGTGGTATGGGAGTTCATATGATGTTCATCCTCATAGTTTCTTTGGATGGTGGAAATGGGAGGAAAGAAAAATGGAGTAGAAACTTTTAGTTTCTCTTGTTTGAATCCTAAGAAAATGGAAGTGAAATGAAATGAGGAGAAAATAATCTCTTCATCccatcaaatatttttcctcccaaaatgggaagaaaatgagggcaatttttttttttttcttatttcgaTACCTGCCTCTCAATGTATACTATTTCTCACTCTCTCCCCATTTCCTCccattttctttcatttcatccaaccacaaatttcttctttattttccttttcctcaTATTTTATTATCCATTTTCTTCCTCCCACTTTATATCCACTAAATATAGCACAAAAGTTAGGCATAGAATTTTATTCCCTTCATGTAGGTCCTCTCTATGATGTGCCCTTCAATTGCAGGAACTCCAATGCAGTGATTGGTCACAACGTCCTCTCACAGAAGAACAAAAGCTTTATGCTGCAGTCGATTCTCTCTGCTTGATTCAAATCTTTGATGTGCTCAAGGCTAGGGTGGCTAATATAGTTGGTTTGTTAAGTTCCATAGTTGGTCTTCCATGCATGAATATGCTACATTTTAAGAAAGCAATGCATCTTACTGATCCTATCAGCCAGCTGAATAAGAGCATGGCAGCACTAGTCTTTTCCTTTAATGGAGATAGTCACACATCTAGAGTTTGTATGAAATGCTAGACATAGTATGACTGCTTGTGATGAATCACATGAGAATCAAAGTGGATATGGGAAAGAAAGCAATATAGATAAAATTGAATATCATTGAAGATTTATTTTGGAAGGGGTAgggatatatgtatatacatgcatacgtatatatctatatatatttcaagATTGGTGAAAATTTAATGGAAAGCTCTTTTTGCTTATATTTGTTGTTCTGATAATGCTAGCTGTGCCCCCCTTTATCTCTATGAACAGAAAACCAATAAATTAAACATAAGGATTTCCTTTAAATGATCTAGCATGAGCCATTAATCATTGTATAAAAGAGATCTCTGTGAAGTCCATCTctggtgaaaagtgaaaacttaTTAGGTCATGTGCTTCCAACAAGCTCTTCATGGTTCAGTCTTCCTGTCTCATGTGTTTTCTTTAACATATGTTAACATTATCATACAATTTAATTTAGGGAGTACTGTGTGCAATGTTGGAAAGCTCCAGTCACCTTCAATAGATCTTGGCCTCAAGCAGATTCTCGACATGCCAAATGGTTCTGATAACATATTGCTGGCCAAGTTTATTGAAGCTACAAAGATGGTCCAAGCTATCAGTACTGACTTTCCTCAAGGAATAACCATTCATGAAGAAGTAGCTTCTACAGTTCAGTTTGCCAAAAAAAAGCAAATGGATGATGCAGTCCTTTGGATTGCCAGAAAGTATGGTGATAAAATTTTACTAAGCGACTCTGACAGGAAACCCAAAATGTcgaagaagaaagggaaaaagcCCCCTGCAGGATTAATGGCAAAACCTAGACAATTAGATGGTGATGAAGATTGGCAAGGTCCTCCACCTTGGGATGTGTCCTTGGGTGGTGATGGATGCCCTAAGTTCCTATGCGATGTGATGGTATGAAACTTTATATTGGTTGCTATTTCTCAAATTGCTGGAAGTTTATATTTAAGAAATTGAGTCACACAGCCGCACAGGTAGGACTAGGGCAGGCTGTCTGCACATGCTTTCTTGTTCTCCTTTGACTTGTTGAGAAATAGAATCTATTTCTGTGTAAGGCAATATTAATACTCCAATCTTTTAGGTGGAAGGATTGGCAAAACATTTAAGGTGCGTTGGCATTGATGCTGCTGTTCCCCCTCTGAAAAAGCCTCAAACAaggttgtaatttttaaaataaatacaaatatgcAAAAACTTGATCTGCAATTAGATTTGTTTAGTCGACATATATTTGCTGCTTGACAGTGTCGTTATTACGTTATGTTCTTGTGATCAGGGATTTAATTGAACAAGCATCTAAGGAGAAAAGGGTACTAGTAACACGAGATGCCAAACTTCTGAGGCATGGCTATCTCATAGAAAATCAAGTATACAGGGTGAAGAGTCTTCTTAAAAATGAACAACTTATTGAGGTATACTCCACTTGCCCCCATCCACTGTGCAATTCAATGAGTTGTATGGCTGTAATGATGAAGCTACAGACACCCCACCTGTATTTTGCAGGTGATAGAAACATTTAAATTGGAAATTTCTGAGGATCAACTGATGTCTAGGTGCACTAAATGCAATGGTAGATTCATCCAGAAACCTCTGACAACTGAAGAGGCTGTCGAAGCTGCCAAGGGCTTTCAGGTGATTCCAAAGTGCCTATTTAACAAGAACTTGGAGTTCTGGCAGTGCATGGACTGTAAACAACTTTACTGGGAGGTAAgcttttatatactttattaatGGATCTATAATTCTCTACATATTTTGTCATCATACGGGCTACGACATGATCCCCAACCCCTTTAATACTTGCCCATTCCAACTTTGTCGCTGTTAGTACtataggccatcaaaatcctAGATAGCTATGTATATGATGTCTCATCTCTCATGTCTGAACGTGGTGTTGGCGCATGATTTCATTGTAGGGAACCCAGTACCGCAATGCAGTACAAAAGTTCATTGACATTTGCAAGCTAAACGAGTAAGAGAAGGGCCACAATGCTTCCTAATCAATTGCCTACCACAAAGTCACATACCCTAAGGCTAAGCTGTCACATTTTGCTTTGTAATATAGTTGTCCCTAGTTCTCCAATATATGTCTCCCCCTCGTGGGGTTCCTGTCTAACTCGAAGAATTCCACCATCAATTGGTGGTTGTGCATGCCCTCGTACTAGCTTTGACAACAAATCTGTTTGTAACAATCCCAGGAATGTTGTGTTGTTACTTCTTGTCGTTGAGttatataatacatttaaaAAGCTTCTGCCTAGCTTAtacatccatttttttttaaatgttaatgcTCTTGCTCTCCTTTAATGATGCCACCCTTTTCTTGAATGATTTTGTGTTCTTCCGAATCACACTAAGTGTACCTAAAACCTAGTGAGGATATGTAGAAACTCTGATCTGGTGATTTACATAGAGTAATAGATTATATGATAAATCAAGATTATTAGGTGTAAACCAGTTTAAGCACTTGGGGAAAGTGGAGAAGGTTGGAGTAATGAGTTTGTGGTCAGATTGAACTAATCCAACTGGGAAAGCGACTTAGGTGGGGGCATGGGCCCTGAGGAATTAACATTTCAGTTACTTTTTTGAATCCACAGCTTCTTtgttctttcctttttcttttttcttcttcgagTTTAGGAATCAGTCTTCATTTGGTGGAAGGTGACGCAGAGAGAATCCCCTAATTTCGTTGAGTTTAGGTGCTGTATCTTTTTGACAATTAAacccctttttaaaaaaaattattcaattaaccTTTTTTAAAAGCATGATTTTTGGGGAaaagaaaattcattttttttgggtacagaCCTAGGTAACATGGAATGGGAAAGCaagaaaaatgttcaaataaaaaaagggCATAAATATGAATGGAATAATTCAATTGACCTAACAACTTGAACAATCTGATGTGCTCAGCTAAATAACTTGCAATAGTTGAACTATGCTTATTTATACTATCTCATCATTTGATCAATTGACCTATACTTGATGTGGTCGTCTAAGCATACTATCCCACTATTTGATTGTGCGATCAAtgctttaaaattaaaagattgaTTGACCCATACTTGCAAATTGCAATATACTGCTGTAATCGTCTGACAATACATACTATCTCACCATTTGATCGAGTGGTCGATCAATGCTGTAAATCAAAACACGTTACCTCAACTAACTCGGGCCTAGTATAATACACAAAGGACTTCAAGTGAATAGTTATTTGCGCGGACCATGATtaaaaacgacgttgttttgtgtaatttttttcacACATTCTACtgtaatgtatatttttataacttataatacACATTCTTCTaaagcataatatatattattctaactcataaaatttaacGAGTGTCACCATAATTTGCCTAGTCAAGTAGTCATGACAACACTTGGGTTCCAGTTCCAATTTATAGGATGATCGGTTTGGTTATGACCGAATCGGTGCCGGTCTATTATATCTGTCGGTTAGTGGTGACATGCAAAGCAGTAGGGTGTTCCCATGAACAGAGGGGAGGGAAGGTTCGGGTGACGTGTGACCCACCGCCGGGCTCCAACACGTATGACGTCCTCCGTCAAATCAGCAGCGTTGCTCAGTTCCACCTTTTCCTGTTTCACGGTTCAGATTCGAGTTTCACTTTCACATGCTGTGGTGGGACCCCTTGCTGAGCCTCCCGTCCCGTAATTCAAAATATTCTTATTATGGAGAGAGCATGTTGTTTTGTCTGGGCCGACGTTACGTTTCGATTCCTTATTGGTTCCTTAGCGGGCCCACGTTCTTCGCCTGATTAATGTgggtttaaaaataaatttggtccCGGCGGGGCTCGAACCCGCGACCTTCGGCTCATAAGACcaacgctctaaccaactgagctacggGACCATTTGTTATGTAATTGAATTTGTTCATATATATCCCTAAACTAAACACAGTTTTAGTTGATACCATAATTAATTGTGAGTAGTAAATTATCGAATTATGTATCTTTTCCTGAGAACTATTACTTAAAATATTCTTATCAAAAATCCAGTTCACAATTTTACAATACTAATGAATAAAAGTGTCCATGCGTTTGAAGTGTTTTGCAATTTAATGTGTACCTTATGTGTGTGAGAAAAAGACTATATGTTACACGAttcaaatctttaaaaaaagttaaattgcATTTATACTCATGCAAATCTATATCATTTTCAATATGAAACAATAACTACTTAAAAATTTTTGCAATTCTATTTTTTCTCAACCAAAATAGGTGCattttgagaaattaatttcttatattaACTTATTATCCATTTTAAgcatatattatcaaattaattaaaaaactcaCTTAAAAACAACCAAACTCTAATTGTACTGAcctgaataaaaaaaaatgaatcacACTTAAAATTATGCCTcaaaataactattttaaataatatttttatctaattttttcCAACATCAGGTACGatatctttttctttaattaagtTACTTTACTTAAGGATAATAATTAACGCCGTAAAATTACTCTTAAAAGGTTAAAAGGTTTGCGTTTCGGCTTCTAAAGTGTAATCATATAGCTAGGAATGATAATGTGGCTTTGACACCTAAATAGGGAGCAAAAATTTATGTTGTGTGCATGAGAATGATACTCTTTTGACTAACAAGtagcgcatatatatatatatatatatatatatatatatatatatatatatatatatatatatatatatatatatagtcataatcaggtggccgcccttaacgtgcggtcagtgcggtcacaccactatatatacaaatatatacaccactcaatgttagaaaatgcaccacacaaatatgcatcattaggtacgcatcgccaaaaaacacacaattaggtatgcaaatatacatcacacagtgttagcaaatgcaccattagaaACAGAGGAGTTatgatgcattattttgggtgtatGTGTGgtaatttttttggtgtttttgtgtattttattgtggtgcgttttctaatattgagtgatgtatttcctaacattgagtggtgcaaaCCGCACCGACTGCACGGGAAGACGCAatcacatttgaacagatttatatatatcaaaattcaCTGTATATAGGAGAAGGATATGCATgtgattatattacttattactccatatatattattggtGATGAACATGAgctgaaattttaaaatagaaaaataaactaaTGGTTTTATTGCTATTATTAGCATTGTTGAgagaatgaatgaatgataaTGACGACACAAATTTTATTGCTATTATTAGCATTGTTGAGAGAATGATAATGACGACACAAACTACACTGTTGATAGATAGATGTACGTAGTTTCGTCAGTTCTGGTTGGTTTGGGTATTTTCTAATTATAAGTTAATATTTTGTTGTGTTAAAAAAAAGTCAATCTTTTGTTATTTCGGCCATATTGTTAGGATGTGAATAAGAATCGAATTCGTGTTTTGCTCACTCGAAATTAGAATATTATACTGTGTTTATTTTAAAGACTTTGGTCACATAATGATTCTTTTCTAGTTATTTTAGTCCCTTAACTTTTTACTCTTAcaatatattttcctttttttttttaattgttgttttaaCATCGGGACCGGAGTAACAAAACTACTAAACTCTATTAAATTCTCAGTTATTACatgtatattttaatactttttttatatttttttctttaattttaatcttCTTTAGTCGTCTcgatatttcatttgtaaaataaaattaaaaaaaaacttgattttaATATGTTAGtgtagagaaaataaagacgaTGTCAAATCTATATTTTTCTGATGAAatacaaaaattgaaaaaattataaagaataaaagttaataaaatttaaaaatacccATGTACTAGGTAATGTTTTActctctctgtctcattttacatgtcatGTTTACTGTTAATTGATCAAACAAACTCTTTCTTCCAgcttattttgtttaatattttaattaatttttaatttaaaattttatatttaatagtacttttaacgtaacttcaaaatatataagttttatatatactaatactaaaacTAATATTATAAAAGTTGAGTTAAAAATAACATCAGTCAAATCTTGTTAACCGAAtgagacacataaaatgagacgaaaGGAGTAAtaagtttaatataattttgttcttTTAATGGTTATAAAACTtcaattatatatctttttaaaagTGTTATGGGGTAtattcaaacaataaaaattagagATTAAATTAAAACATCTAACAATACGGACTAAAACtacaattttttcttattttaattatcatattttctAGACTGTGAGGCTCGGCTTAGACGTCCAAAACCTAACCCCTCGCTCCTCAGCACTATTTATaaggtttttgtttttatttttttataactattTATAAGgtttaaactttcaattttattataattatattaatagttgGTTCTTGGTGCCCTAAGATTTGAGATTTTAATCAATGTTATCTCTTTTGCATTTCATTTCCATTAAATAAACATTGATTTTCCAGTGGGATCCACATGTTTCTGATATCTTTAGTGGCAATCGTATTCAGATTACTTTCCCGACAAGAATTTTCGTCCCGACCAAcgaggttttttatttttttatataaattaattttattttatttttacgtCAACTTGACTACTTGTGGAGATCGAAAATCTTAGCCACTGTATCGTCAACACTCTACAGCAATACCACTATTTCAGAATAATAATCGTAACACACAATTATGTGACgaaattaattgaaaatgtattgacgataaaaattaaatttataatattttaatataagacTAATAATCTATCAATTCGGTATGTAATCTCTTTTGgaacaatttaattatttaatatagtGTTAAAAAATTTCTGTGCAAATAAGGTTTACTGTAGCAATTGGACTTAAAACAGATTAATTAATGGATTAAAATAATGAATAGCGGAGATTAAGTCCAGTGAAATTGAAGTGATGACGATGAAACAGCACCTTGATATAGTGCAAGCTAGCTAAGCCCACAAACCACCAAGAATAAGATTGACCCCTATTTATGATCCATATGTTTGTTTATCGGACAACAATTGTCACAAATAGGGGTGATAGCGAAGCGAATATATGtcgatttaattaattttaatttagattcGAATTTGTCGTGTATTTGATTAAGTCTTGTTCATACTAGTTCTAAACTCGCTTATTACTAGTAGTTGTAAGAAAtatgaatttgttttaaaattgtttaagaTTGTGTTAATTTTATTCATACAGTTAACGGTATTATTATACATCATGTTAGGCGATTAATAAACCATGGAGCATGTGATTGTTAGGGTTACTAGAATACTAGGTCTTAGTATGGTCCATGGGTACGGTTTGGAGTACTTCTCCCCTTTGTCTTGATCAATTTTAGTTCTCAaggttattttatttatatatatatatatatatatatatatatatatNNNNNNNNNNNNNNNNNNNNNNNNNNNNNNNNNNNNNNNNNNNNNNNNNNNNNNNNNNNNNNNNNNNNNNNNNNNNNNNNNNNNNNNNNNNNNNNNNNNNNNNNNNNNNNNNNNNNNNNNNNNNNNNNNNNNNNNNNNNNNNNNNNNNNNNNNNNNNNNNNNNNNNNNNNNNNNNNNNNNNNNNNNNNNNNNNNNNNNNNNNNNNNNNNNNNNNNNNNNNNNNNNNNNNNNNNNNNNNNNNNNNNNNNNNNNNNNNNNNNNNNNNNNNNNNNNNNNNNNNNNNNNNNNNNNNNNNNNNNNNNNNNNNNNNNNNNNNNNNNNNNNNNNNNNNNNNNNNNNNNNNNNNNNNNNNNNNNNNNNNNNNNNNNNNNNNNNNNNNNNNNNNNNNNNNNNNNNNNNNNNNNNNNNNNNNNNNNNNNNNNNNNNNNNNNNNNNNNNNNNNNNNNNNNNNNNNNNNNNNNNNNNNNNNNNNNNNNNNNNNNNNNNNNNNNNNNNNNNNNNNNNNNNNNNNNNNNNNNNNNNNNNNNNNNNNNNNNNNNNNNNNNNNNNNNNNNNNNNNNNNNNNNNNNNNNNNNNNNNNNNNNNNNNNNNNNNNNNNNNNNNNNNNNNNNNNNNNNNNNNNNNNNNNNNNNNNNNNNNNNNNNNNNNNNNNNNNNNNNNNNNNNNNNNNNNNNNNNNNNNNNNNNNNNNNNNNNNNNNNNNNNNNNNNNNNNNNNNNNNNNNNNNNNNNNNNNNNNNNNNNNNNNNNNNNNNNNNNNNNNNNNNNNNNNNNNNNNNNNNNNNNNNNNNNNNNNNNNNNNNNNNNNNNNNNNNNNNNNNNNNNNNNNNNNNNNNNNNNNNNNNNNNNNNNNNNNNNNNNNNNNNNNNNNNNNNNNNNNNNNNNNNNNNNNNNNNNNNNNNNNNNNNNNNNNNNNNNNNNNNNNNNNNNNNNNNNNNNNNNNNNNNNNNNNNNNNNNNNNNNNNNNNNNNNNNNNNNNNNNNNNNNNNNNNNNNNNNNNNNNNNNNNNNNNNNNNNNNNNNNNNNNNNNNNNNNNNNNNNNNNNNNNNNNNNNNNNNNNNNNNNNNNNNNNNNNNNNNNNNNNNNNNNNNNNNNNNNNNNNNNNNNNNNNNNNNNNNNNNNNNNNNNNNNNNNNNNNNNNNNNNNNNNNNNNNNNNNNNNNNNNNNNNNNNNNNNNNNNNNNNNNNNNNNNNNNNNNNNNNNNNNNNNNNNNNNNNNNNNNNNNNNNNNNNNNNNNNNNNNNNNNNNNNNNNNNNNNNNNNNNNNNNNNNNNNNNNNNNNNNNNNNNNNNNNNNNNNNNNNNNNNNNNNNNNNNNNNNNNNNNNNNNNNNNNNNNNNNNNNNNNNNNNNNNNNNNNNNNNNNNNNNNNNNNNNNNNNNNNNNNNNNNNNNNNNNNNNNNNNNNNNNNNNNNNNNNNNNNNNNNNNNNNNNNNNNNNNNNNNNNNNNNNNNNNNNNNNNNNNNNNNNNNNNNNNNNNNNNNNNNNNNNNNNNNNNNNNNNNNNNNNNNNNNNNNNNNNNNNNNNNNNNNNNNNNNNNNNNNNNNNNNNNNNNNNNNNNNNNNNNNNNNNNNNNNNNNNNNNNNNNNNNNNNNNNNNNNNNNNNNNNNNNNNNNNNNNNNNNNNNNNNNNNNNNNNNNNNNNNNNNNNNNNNNNNNNNNNNNNNNNNNNNNcatatatatatatatatatatatatatatatatatatatatatatatatatatatatatatatatatatatatagtcataatcaggtggccgcccttaacgtgcggtcagtgcggtcacaccactatatatacaaatatatacaccactcaatgttagaaaatgcaccacacaaatatgcatcattaggtacgcatcgccaaaaaacacacaattaggtatgcaaatatacatcacacagtgttagcaaatgcaccattagaaACAGAGGAGTTatgatgcattattttgggtgtatGTGTGgtaatttttttggtgtttttgtgtattttattgtggtgcgttttctaatattgagtgatgtatttcctaacattgagtggtgcaaaCCGCACCGACTGCACGGGAAGACGCAatcacatttgaacagatttatatatatcaaaattcaCTGTATATAGGAGAAGGATATGCATgtgattatattacttattactccatatatattattggtGATGAACATGAgctgaaattttaaaatagaaaaataaactaaTGGTTTTATTGCTATTATTAGCATTGTTGAgagaatgaatgaatgataaTGACGACACAAATTTTATTGCTATTATTAGCATTGTTGAGAGAATGATAATGACGACACAAACTACACTGTTGATAGATAGATGTACGTAGTTTCGTCAGTTCTGGTTGGTTTGGGTATTTTCTAATTATAAGTTAATATTTTGTTGTGTTAAAAAAAAGTCAATCTTTTGTTATTTCGGCCATATTGTTAGGATGTGAATAAGAATCGAATTCGTGTTTTGCTCACTCGAAATTAGAATATTATACTGTGTTTATTTTAAAGACTTTGGTCACATAATGATTCTTTTCTAGTTATTTTAGTCCCTTAACTTTTTACTCTTAcaatatattttcctttttttttttaattgttgttttaaCATCGGGACCGGAGTAACAAAACTACTAAACTCTATTAAATTCTCAGTTATTACatgtatattttaatactttttttatatttttttctttaattttaatcttCTTTAGTCGTCTcgatatttcatttgtaaaataaaattaaaaaaaaacttgattttaATATGTTAGtgtagagaaaataaagacgaTGTCAAATCTATATTTTTCTGATGAAatacaaaaattgaaaaaattataaagaataaaagttaataaaatttaaaaatacccATGTACTAGGTAATGTTTTActctctctgtctcattttacatgtcatGTTTACTGTTAATTGATCAAACAAACTCTTTCTTCCAgcttattttgtttaatattttaattaatttttaatttaaaattttatatttaatagtacttttaacgtaacttcaaaatatataagttttatatatactaatactaaaacTAATATTATAAAAGTTGAGTTAAAAATAACATCAGTCAAATCTTGTTAACCGAAtgagacacataaaatgagacgaaaGGAGTAAtaagtttaatataattttgttcttTTAATGGTTATAAAACTtcaattatatatctttttaaaagTGTTATGGGGTAtattcaaacaataaaaattagagATTAAATTAAAACATCTAACAATACGGACTAAAACtacaattttttcttattttaattatcatattttctAGACTGTGAGGCTCGGCTTAGACGTCCAAAACCTAACCCCTCGCTCCTCAGCACTATTTATaaggtttttgtttttatttttttataactattTATAAGgtttaaactttcaattttattataattatattaatagttgGTTCTTGGTGCCCTAAGATTTGAGATTTTAATCAATGTTATCTCTTTTGCATTTCATTTCCATTAAATAAACATTGATTTTCCAGTGGGATCCACATGTTTCTGATATCTTTAGTGGCAATCGTATTCAGATTACTTTCCCGACAAGAATTTTCGTCCCGACCAAcgaggttttttatttttttatataaattaattttattttatttttacgtCAACTTGACTACTTGTGGAGATCGAAAATCTTAGCCACTGTATCGTCAACACTCTACAGCAATACCACTATTTCAGAATAATAATCGTAACACACAATTATGTGACgaaattaattgaaaatgtattgacgataaaaattaaatttataatattttaatataagacTAATAATCTATCAATTCGGTATGTAATCTCTTTTGgaacaatttaattatttaatatagtGTTAAAAAATTTCTGTGCAAATAAGGTTTACTGTAGCAATTGGACTTAAAACAGATTAATTAATGGATTAAAATAATGAATAGCGGAGATTAAGTCCAGTGAAATTGAAGTGATGACGATGAAACAGCACCTTGATATAGTGCAAGCTAGCTAAGCCCACAAACCACCAAGAATAAGATTGACCCCTATTTATGATCCATATGTTTGTTTATCGGACAACAATTGTCACAAATAGGGGTGATAGCGAAGCGAATATATGtcgatttaattaattttaatttagattcGAATTTGTCGTGTATTTGATTAAGTCTTGTTCATACTAGTTCTAAACTCGCTTATTACTAGTAGTTGTAAGAAAtatgaatttgttttaaaattgtttaagaTTGTGTTAATTTTATTCATACAGTTAACGGTATTATTATACATCATGTTAGGCGATTAATAAACCATGGAGCATGTGATTGTTAGGGTTACTAGAATACTAGGTCTTAGTATGGTCCATGGGTACGGTTTGGAGTACTTCTCCCCTTTGTCTTGATCAATTTTAGTTCTCAaggttattttatttatatatatatatatatatatatatatatatatatgagttaattCTAGAAATGATCTATTATTGACTattgatatttatcaattttttatctTTCACTTTCAATTGAATCATAAATGGTctattgactattaatatttaccaatttttatcgactttaatttcaatttgatcataaaTAGTCACTttctattaattttaatttgttccaAATTAAATTTGGTCATTCAGTTGAATATTTGATCTATTtggtaaatattaaatttaagcGCAATAGTCAATGAATCATTCttaaaattaactctatatataatgAGCTTCAAGTTcatcttaataaaaaaaaaaattcaaactcaagttGGTAgtaaattttatactttaacTTGATTATTGCACGCCTAACTTTGATCTAAGGATGTATttgaaaacccggaaaatgatttatggaaagaaatcattttccagattTCCAGTGTTTATAAATGAGGAAATTACAAAAgtcaatgaaaataaattttcggTCAAAAGAAAATCAgccaatttttttgaaaaatgacattCCCTTTTTTGGAGGCGAAATCATTTTCCACCACACCCTTCTCCATCCCCAGACAAACCCGCATCAAACCAAAAATATCTGATTTTTGTTGGAAACCTGTTCGAAGCTggctttatttaaaaaaaaaataatgaaaaaccattgttcatttttaaaaattattttt
This portion of the Ipomoea triloba cultivar NCNSP0323 chromosome 5, ASM357664v1 genome encodes:
- the LOC116020902 gene encoding exonuclease mut-7 homolog isoform X1 codes for the protein MDLSPSIHFVSSTNSPEFTLLTRALTRSSVIGLDAEWKPVRTQQSSFPTVSILQIACQVDGDDDEDAHVSNNSPPVFLLDLSAIPLPSIYEILRDAFVSPNILKLGFRFKQDLVYLSSTFCSQGCEPGFDRVEPFLDITSIYSYLQHMHQGRRLPKQSKSLAAICQEVLGISLSKELQCSDWSQRPLTEEQKLYAAVDSLCLIQIFDVLKARVANIVGSTVCNVGKLQSPSIDLGLKQILDMPNGSDNILLAKFIEATKMVQAISTDFPQGITIHEEVASTVQFAKKKQMDDAVLWIARKYGDKILLSDSDRKPKMSKKKGKKPPAGLMAKPRQLDGDEDWQGPPPWDVSLGGDGCPKFLCDVMVEGLAKHLRCVGIDAAVPPLKKPQTRDLIEQASKEKRVLVTRDAKLLRHGYLIENQVYRVKSLLKNEQLIEVIETFKLEISEDQLMSRCTKCNGRFIQKPLTTEEAVEAAKGFQVIPKCLFNKNLEFWQCMDCKQLYWEGTQYRNAVQKFIDICKLNE
- the LOC116020902 gene encoding uncharacterized protein LOC116020902 isoform X2, producing the protein MDLSPSIHFVSSTNSPEFTLLTRALTRSSVIGLDAEWKPVRTQQSSFPTVSILQIACQVDGDDDEDAHVSNNSPPVFLLDLSAIPLPSIYEILRDAFVSPNILKLGFRFKQDLVYLSSTFCSQGCEPGFDRVEPFLDITSIYSYLQHMHQGRRLPKQSKSLAAICQEVLGISLSKELQCSDWSQRPLTEEQKLYAAVDSLCLIQIFDVLKARVANIVGSTVCNVGKLQSPSIDLGLKQILDMPNGSDNILLAKFIEATKMVQAISTDFPQGITIHEEVASTVQFAKKKQMDDAVLWIARKYGDKILLSDSDRKPKMSKKKGKKPPAGLMAKPRQLDGDEDWQGPPPWDVSLGGDGCPKFLCDVMVEGLAKHLRCVGIDAAVPPLKKPQTRDLIEQASKEKRVLVTRDAKLLRHGYLIENQVYRVKSLLKNEQLIEVH